A single genomic interval of Deltaproteobacteria bacterium CG2_30_66_27 harbors:
- a CDS encoding cysteine desulfurase: MYLDNAATSLPKPPGVAKAVGDAILRAGNAGRSGHALSIRSARDLFAARERLAELFGCADSSRFVFTENATVALNQAIKGVLRPGDHVVTTSVEHNSVMRPLRRVREAGVRVTVVPAGEDGVTEARDMIAAFRKATRLVVMVHASNVSGALQPVDAVVAAARRRGILTLIDAAQTAGSVPIDLSSLRADLLAASGHKGLLGPQGTGFLFVREGVSIVPLIEGGTGSRSESDRQPEFFPDALESGTRNSVGAAGLAASLAWILRTGVGTIRRRELVLVDLLLHGLSEIPGVTVYGPADPARRGSAVSFRVEGMDPAEVGMRLEKRSGVLVRAGLHCSPNGHRTLGTFPVGTVRVSPGPFTKRAEIATFLSALRKIRGPSA, from the coding sequence ATCTACCTCGACAACGCGGCGACTTCCCTGCCCAAGCCTCCCGGGGTGGCGAAGGCCGTCGGGGACGCCATCCTGCGGGCCGGAAACGCCGGCCGCTCCGGACACGCTCTCTCCATCCGCTCCGCCCGCGACCTGTTCGCCGCGCGGGAGCGCCTCGCGGAGCTTTTCGGGTGCGCCGACAGCTCCCGCTTCGTCTTCACCGAGAACGCCACCGTCGCGCTGAACCAGGCGATCAAGGGGGTGCTCCGGCCGGGCGACCACGTGGTGACCACCTCGGTGGAGCACAACTCGGTGATGCGGCCGTTGCGCCGGGTAAGGGAGGCGGGCGTTCGCGTCACGGTCGTCCCGGCGGGGGAAGACGGGGTGACGGAGGCGCGGGACATGATCGCCGCCTTCCGGAAGGCGACGCGCCTGGTCGTGATGGTGCACGCGTCGAACGTCTCGGGGGCGCTGCAGCCGGTGGATGCCGTCGTCGCCGCGGCGCGCCGCCGCGGGATCCTGACGCTGATCGACGCCGCCCAGACGGCGGGATCCGTCCCGATCGACCTTTCCTCCCTTCGGGCGGACCTGCTGGCCGCCTCCGGCCACAAGGGGCTTCTCGGGCCGCAGGGGACCGGGTTTCTCTTCGTCCGGGAGGGGGTGTCGATCGTCCCCCTCATCGAGGGGGGGACGGGGAGCCGCTCCGAGTCCGACCGCCAGCCGGAATTCTTCCCTGACGCCCTCGAGTCCGGAACGCGGAACAGCGTTGGGGCGGCCGGGCTCGCCGCCTCCCTTGCGTGGATCCTTCGAACGGGGGTCGGAACGATCCGCCGTAGGGAGCTCGTCCTCGTCGACCTGCTGCTCCATGGACTGTCGGAAATCCCGGGGGTGACGGTCTACGGGCCGGCGGATCCTGCGCGCCGCGGGTCGGCGGTGTCGTTCCGGGTGGAGGGGATGGACCCGGCGGAGGTGGGGATGCGGCTGGAGAAGCGAAGCGGCGTCCTGGTGCGGGCGGGGCTTCACTGCTCCCCGAACGGCCACAGGACCCTCGGGACCTTCCCCGTCGGGACCGTGCGCGTGAGTCCGGGTCCGTTCACGAAGCGCGCGGAGATCGCGACGTTCCTGTCCGCCCTCAGGAAGATCCGGGGCCCTTCCGCCTGA